Below is a window of Chryseobacterium arthrosphaerae DNA.
AAAGCATATCTATCATAAACAAACCGCTGTTTACTGCACGAATTTCTTAGAAACTTTCTGACCGTTTTCAATAAAAGTCAGAACGTACGTTCCTTTTGTAAAGAAATTTAAAACAATTTCGTTCGTATCAGATTTCCCTTTCTGAACCATTTTTCCACTCAGATCATAAATTTCATAGTTTCCGAATTTTTTAGCCTTTGCCTTAACAAGGATCAGTGAGTTGCTGTTTTGAGAATAATGTATACCGTCAGATGCACTGCTCACCTCAACCGTACTTAAGGTTGCTACAGGAATTCTCACTGAATAATCTTCTGTCTGTCCATTCGTTAAGTTGTCACAGGCATTCCTCTGACTTCTATCCGCTATAACTCTCATCCTCAAATAGGTATCTTTCACTGCTGAAGCAGGAGGTGTAAAATTGATCACATAAGGTGACTGTGCAGGATTGATTGCCGTGGGTGATGCTCCGATCAGTTCCGAATCTTCAAAAATGCCGTTATTATTATAATCAATCCATGCCCTTATAAATTGTGGTCTCGATGTAAAGCTTACCTTCAACTGATTGGAATTGACACTGATATCTGTAAAAACATTACCTCTATGGCAGTTTTGCAGACTGTAATCCATATAAAAATGTCCGTTGGAATAGGTCCAGAATGTATCAGAAGAATTATCTATAGTACCGAGCTGAACCCTGTTTGGCCCATAGTTTTGATTTGCCGGATTATTAATTCCGGCAGGATTGCAGGCAGAAGCCGTTAATGTAGGCACAGGAGAAGTAATGGGAGTTCCTCCCAAAGATATGGTTAGGCTTGACCGTCGCTGCATAAACATGGCTACACTACGCTCTCTCTGCCCTGCCGTAAATTTTCTTGATCGATTGGTATAATTCATCACATTATACTGGGTCCCCTGATAAGGCATCCCTGTACATGGGTTAATAGCCGTATTGGGAGGAGCGCCCGAGTATAAAAGATTAGCGGTAGGTTCTGTATCACATACGAAATCATTCTTGCTTGTGCAGTCAGAATTATCAGGACAGTTGGAGGCCTGTGGTGGAGATACAGGATCTGAAGCCCCGTTAAAGACATGATGAAGCCCAATTGCATGCCCAAATTCGTGTGCTAACGTATTTGGGCTGATACTACTCATAAAACTATCATAGTTGTGATCTTGATTTCCAGGAAAACCCGCCCATCCCGAAGAGCTATCATCAATACGAGTTACCATATATATATTAAAATAAGTACCTTCAGGCCAATGTGGGGCTAGGGTTTTTATTTGACCTGCACTAGGTCCTACGGAACCACTGACTCTTACCCCTGCAGCATCATATCCTGCCAGACTGCTCCCGTTATACCTTATAATTCCGTTTGTGTTAGTACATTGTGGAGTCCTTTTGGCCAATACCAGCCTAAAAGGAATGACATTTCCCCCATCAATACCCGGTCCTTCCGGATAGTAGCCATTACCATAGGTTGTTGCAAAGATCTTGTTACAGTTATCTATCCATGTCTGAATTTGTGCATCAGTACGTATAAGATGAGCATTAGACGGGGCAGAAGACTCGATGACGTGTACGACAACGGGAATTTCATAAATTGGTCCTGTATACAAACCGTTTTTAGAGGTTACTCCCATTTTATTCACATAATCCTTAACGTTCATTTGCAACAGACGGGCTTCTGCCTCCTCTCTTGATTTCCGGATTTCCGGATCCTTCTGCTCCAGCTCCTGCTGCACCTTGTCAAAGGCACACCATTCCTGTCCGGAGATCATGACAGTACATAACGATACGATAATAATTAGAATTCTTTCCATTGTGTATTTTATATTAAATAGGTATGATGAAATTTTTATCTTAAATGGCTTTTTTATAAAGCATCGGTATAACAAACAATATGATGTATTAAATAGGATAGAAAAGTATACCGATGCGATGGTTATATTAAAAAATATGGATGAATGTTTAAATTTCCTGTTCTATCTTTTGTTTGTTCTTATGCATATTTTATATTGATGCTATGGCTTATATTTATCAAGCCACTTGTATAAAGTAGTTTTGGGTATTCTGTATTCTTCAATTACCTGATCTTTCGTCTTTTCTCCACTTTCTATAAGCTCAACCATGAAATCAATAATTTCTTTTGTATAAATGTTTTTTTTGAATGCCGGTAAACTCAATTTTTGTTTTATTTCAGATTGATTATTAGCCCGTGCCGGAGCATACAAAATCAGATGCTGGGTATATATTCTGAAAAAATCATATTCCAGAAGCTTACTCCATTTCAACAGAATTTCAGAATCAAGACTTTGCAAAGTGTACATTTCATTAATTTGTTCTTCAGAACAGTTCATGAATTTACAAATGCGGGAAATTTCAATTTCTGATTCCAGTACTCCTTTTTTAATCAGTTGACCTATATGTATATTTTTAAAATTCATCTATTCTTTATTATTAGGTTATTGAATTTTGGCCGGATGGAACGATATGATCATAAGATTGCTGCTGTCAATTTTTTCATCTTTGTCATGCCACAAAACTTAATGTTTGTCGAGTATAAGATTTCAATTAAAAATTATTTAAACTCAAAAATATAAGTGAGCATAGACTGGTTTGTTTTCCCGCCTCCGGCGCCGGACAGTTCAACAACGCTTGACGTATCTTCCTTGAAGATATTTACTCCTATTAAAAACTTTCTTCCTGCCCATTTAGCAGGAGAAGTAATTGTTACATAGATGTTCTGAGCTTCC
It encodes the following:
- a CDS encoding zinc-dependent metalloprotease, with the translated sequence MERILIIIVSLCTVMISGQEWCAFDKVQQELEQKDPEIRKSREEAEARLLQMNVKDYVNKMGVTSKNGLYTGPIYEIPVVVHVIESSAPSNAHLIRTDAQIQTWIDNCNKIFATTYGNGYYPEGPGIDGGNVIPFRLVLAKRTPQCTNTNGIIRYNGSSLAGYDAAGVRVSGSVGPSAGQIKTLAPHWPEGTYFNIYMVTRIDDSSSGWAGFPGNQDHNYDSFMSSISPNTLAHEFGHAIGLHHVFNGASDPVSPPQASNCPDNSDCTSKNDFVCDTEPTANLLYSGAPPNTAINPCTGMPYQGTQYNVMNYTNRSRKFTAGQRERSVAMFMQRRSSLTISLGGTPITSPVPTLTASACNPAGINNPANQNYGPNRVQLGTIDNSSDTFWTYSNGHFYMDYSLQNCHRGNVFTDISVNSNQLKVSFTSRPQFIRAWIDYNNNGIFEDSELIGASPTAINPAQSPYVINFTPPASAVKDTYLRMRVIADRSQRNACDNLTNGQTEDYSVRIPVATLSTVEVSSASDGIHYSQNSNSLILVKAKAKKFGNYEIYDLSGKMVQKGKSDTNEIVLNFFTKGTYVLTFIENGQKVSKKFVQ
- a CDS encoding transposase, translating into MNCSEEQINEMYTLQSLDSEILLKWSKLLEYDFFRIYTQHLILYAPARANNQSEIKQKLSLPAFKKNIYTKEIIDFMVELIESGEKTKDQVIEEYRIPKTTLYKWLDKYKP